A section of the Agarivorans litoreus genome encodes:
- the asnB gene encoding asparagine synthase B, whose product MCSIFGVLDIKSDLSVLRKQALEMSKRLRHRGPDWSGIYTSKNAILVHERLSIVDVNTGAQPLYNPEKTHALAVNGEIYNHKDLKAQLNVDFQFQTESDCEIILALYKEKGIEFLDDLNGIFGFCLYDSEEDAYLIGRDHIGIIPLYTGYDEHGNFYVASEMKALTPICKTVSEFPPGHYLYSKNGEPVKYYKRDWMDYKNVENNDASVDDLKVALEAAVKRQLMCDVPYGVLLSGGLDSSVISAITKMYADKRVEDNDNSEAWWPQLHSFAVGLVGSPDLIAAQKVADHLGTVHHEIHFTVQEGIDALKDVIYHLETYDVTTIRASTPMYLMARKIKAMGIKMVLSGEGADEIFGGYLYFHKAPNAQEFHEETLRKLEKLHMFDCNRANKSLAAWGIEGRVPFLDKEFMDVAMRINPEAKMCAGDKIEKHIVREAFEGYLPAEVAWRQKEQFSDGVGYSWIDSLKELVELEVSDQELANAAFRFPINTPDTKEAYYYRSMFEEHFPQDSAAECVPHGKSVACSTPEAIAWDESFANNADPSGRAVLSVHNEAY is encoded by the coding sequence ATGTGTTCCATATTTGGAGTTCTAGACATTAAATCTGACCTCAGTGTATTGCGTAAGCAAGCACTTGAGATGTCAAAACGTTTACGCCACCGAGGCCCGGATTGGTCAGGTATTTACACTTCAAAAAATGCCATCTTAGTGCATGAGCGTTTATCTATCGTAGACGTAAATACCGGCGCACAACCTCTTTATAATCCCGAAAAAACTCATGCTCTTGCTGTTAATGGTGAGATCTACAACCACAAAGATCTTAAAGCACAGCTTAACGTTGATTTTCAATTTCAGACCGAGTCTGACTGTGAAATCATCTTGGCCTTGTACAAAGAAAAAGGCATTGAGTTCTTAGATGACCTAAATGGTATCTTCGGTTTCTGCTTGTACGATTCTGAAGAAGACGCCTACCTAATTGGTCGAGACCATATTGGTATTATTCCTCTTTATACTGGCTACGACGAGCATGGTAATTTTTACGTTGCCTCAGAAATGAAAGCGCTAACGCCAATTTGTAAAACAGTAAGCGAATTCCCTCCGGGTCACTACTTGTACAGCAAAAACGGTGAACCGGTTAAATACTACAAGCGCGATTGGATGGACTACAAAAATGTAGAAAACAATGACGCCAGTGTAGATGATTTAAAAGTCGCTTTAGAAGCTGCAGTAAAACGCCAGCTGATGTGTGACGTTCCTTACGGTGTATTGCTATCTGGTGGTTTAGATTCTTCGGTTATTTCTGCAATCACTAAAATGTATGCCGACAAGCGTGTTGAAGATAACGACAACTCTGAAGCTTGGTGGCCACAATTGCACTCGTTTGCGGTTGGCCTAGTAGGCTCGCCAGACTTAATCGCTGCGCAAAAAGTTGCCGACCATTTAGGTACAGTTCACCACGAAATTCACTTTACTGTTCAAGAAGGTATTGACGCACTTAAAGATGTTATTTACCACCTTGAAACCTACGATGTAACCACTATTCGTGCATCTACCCCAATGTACTTAATGGCGCGTAAAATTAAGGCTATGGGTATTAAAATGGTACTTTCTGGTGAAGGTGCTGACGAAATCTTCGGTGGTTACTTGTACTTCCACAAAGCACCAAACGCTCAAGAATTCCACGAAGAAACACTTCGTAAGCTCGAGAAACTGCACATGTTCGACTGTAACCGAGCGAACAAATCTCTTGCTGCTTGGGGCATTGAAGGCCGTGTACCATTCTTAGACAAAGAGTTCATGGATGTTGCCATGCGCATAAACCCAGAAGCTAAGATGTGTGCAGGCGATAAAATTGAGAAGCACATTGTTCGTGAAGCTTTTGAAGGTTACTTACCTGCTGAAGTGGCTTGGCGTCAAAAAGAGCAATTCTCAGATGGTGTGGGTTACTCGTGGATTGACAGCTTAAAAGAATTGGTTGAACTTGAAGTATCTGATCAAGAATTGGCAAACGCGGCCTTCCGCTTCCCAATTAACACGCCCGATACCAAAGAAGCATACTACTACCGCAGCATGTTTGAAGAGCACTTCCCACAGGATTCTGCCGCAGAATGTGTGCCACATGGTAAGTCTGTAGCATGTTCAACTCCTGAAGCGATTGCTTGGGATGAGAGCTTTGCCAACAACGCCGATCCTTCTGGTCGTGCTGTATTGTCAGTACACAATGAAGCCTACTAA
- the lpxM gene encoding lauroyl-Kdo(2)-lipid IV(A) myristoyltransferase (LpxM is lauroyl-Kdo(2)-lipid IV(A) myristoyltransferase, an enzyme characterized in Escherichia coli and involved in biosynthesis of the form of lipid A found in that species and some closely related species.), with translation MSKFESQAFSISFSKSWLAPKHWGTWLVGGLIILLAYVPVKLRDKIAVAIANRIFKLKALKKRRAIADTNLQLCFPDMTAQQREQLMQKNMQIFAQLILGAGEMSVRSKRYLQNRIVVDGEENIQSILDNNENFIILLPHTYPVDFLGTYFCTRGHDMCTMFKKTGDPIVDWAMAKQRTRFGGVIFERNAGIKTLIKAVRAGFGCIYLPDEDFGPEASLMTPLFATKKATLPVLGKMTKLSGAKVVPIYAGYDSELHKVKLFIHPAMQDFPSKDVAQDTLRMNQEVEKLISRSPEQYMWTLKLLRTVEGSDKPRY, from the coding sequence ATGTCGAAGTTTGAGTCTCAAGCATTTTCTATATCGTTTTCCAAATCATGGTTAGCCCCTAAGCATTGGGGCACCTGGTTGGTGGGCGGACTCATCATTCTGCTGGCCTATGTGCCAGTAAAGCTACGAGATAAAATTGCCGTAGCTATTGCCAACCGTATTTTTAAGCTCAAAGCTTTGAAGAAACGCCGTGCCATTGCCGACACTAATTTACAGCTGTGTTTCCCCGATATGACCGCGCAACAACGCGAGCAATTAATGCAAAAGAATATGCAGATTTTTGCTCAGCTTATTTTGGGAGCAGGCGAGATGTCTGTTCGCTCAAAACGCTATCTGCAGAACCGTATTGTGGTTGATGGTGAAGAGAATATTCAAAGTATTCTCGATAACAATGAAAACTTTATAATTCTATTACCACATACCTACCCAGTGGATTTTTTAGGGACTTATTTTTGTACCCGCGGCCACGATATGTGCACCATGTTTAAAAAAACTGGTGACCCCATTGTTGATTGGGCGATGGCAAAACAACGTACTCGTTTTGGCGGTGTTATTTTTGAACGTAACGCAGGTATTAAAACGCTGATCAAAGCAGTAAGAGCCGGTTTTGGTTGTATCTATTTACCAGATGAAGACTTTGGTCCAGAAGCCAGTTTAATGACGCCATTATTTGCTACTAAAAAAGCCACGTTGCCGGTATTGGGTAAAATGACAAAATTAAGTGGCGCAAAGGTGGTGCCTATCTATGCGGGTTACGACAGCGAACTGCATAAAGTTAAGTTGTTCATTCATCCTGCTATGCAAGACTTCCCCAGCAAAGATGTTGCGCAAGATACCTTGCGAATGAATCAAGAGGTAGAGAAGTTAATTTCTCGCTCGCCAGAGCAATACATGTGGACCTTAAAGTTATTGCGTACCGTTGAAGGCAGCGATAAGCCGCGTTATTAA
- a CDS encoding cation:proton antiporter family protein → MDISILITVTFLAGFLAHLAHLPPLIGFLAAGFALREIGFEQNELISTAADLGVTLLLFTVGLKLDIRTLFKPEVWGTATAHLGTNMLLFIGTLSAVKWFGISSIGELSTTGIVILSFALCFSSTVFAVKVLEDKSEMNALYGRVAIGVLIMQDIFAVVFLAATTGKVPTMYAPLLLLLLPLRPVLYRLLNRVGHGELQLVLGFFLTFVLGAQLFDSVGLKSDLGALIIGMLLAGHPAASGMAKALFSFKELFLVAFFLSIGLSSELSFESIYIALFLVGILVIKTAFYLLYLLQFRLRSRTAFLGAVSLANYSEFGLIVTAVAVQLGWLHGDWMATLAMAVSISFLVSAPIHKNADIIYQFIRPSLKRLQRSKLHLEDQPIELGQMQVVILGMGRIGEGAYDMLQQHYPDLVIGIDTDLEKIQHQIESGRAVIQGDATDSDFWEKLAPSKDLKLVLLAMPHHHGNQYALKQLKKGEFNAKIAAIAQFADDAEKLKRLGADEVFNLYNEAGAGFADHVHSQLIDGKKPHE, encoded by the coding sequence ATGGATATTTCTATACTAATAACAGTGACGTTTTTAGCAGGATTTCTTGCTCATTTAGCGCACTTGCCCCCTCTAATTGGATTTTTGGCCGCTGGTTTTGCTTTACGCGAAATAGGTTTTGAACAAAATGAACTGATCTCTACGGCAGCAGATTTAGGTGTAACCTTACTGTTGTTTACTGTGGGTTTAAAACTAGATATACGGACCTTGTTTAAACCTGAAGTTTGGGGAACTGCGACAGCACACCTTGGTACTAACATGTTGCTGTTTATCGGCACACTATCGGCAGTTAAATGGTTTGGCATAAGTAGCATTGGTGAGTTATCTACCACCGGTATTGTTATATTGTCTTTTGCATTGTGTTTTTCCAGTACCGTATTTGCAGTAAAAGTATTAGAAGACAAGAGTGAAATGAATGCACTGTATGGCCGCGTGGCTATTGGTGTATTGATTATGCAGGACATCTTTGCAGTGGTATTTCTGGCAGCTACCACAGGCAAAGTGCCAACCATGTATGCACCACTACTACTGCTGTTATTGCCACTGCGTCCAGTGTTGTATCGTTTGCTAAACCGAGTAGGCCACGGTGAACTGCAGTTAGTATTAGGCTTCTTTTTAACTTTTGTTCTAGGTGCACAACTGTTCGACAGCGTTGGCCTTAAATCGGATTTAGGTGCGCTAATTATAGGCATGTTGCTAGCAGGCCACCCCGCTGCAAGTGGCATGGCAAAAGCCTTATTTAGCTTTAAAGAACTGTTTTTGGTTGCCTTCTTCCTATCGATTGGTTTATCCAGTGAATTAAGCTTCGAATCTATCTATATCGCACTGTTCTTAGTGGGCATTCTCGTGATAAAAACAGCATTTTATTTGCTGTATTTGCTGCAATTTAGATTACGTTCACGAACCGCTTTTCTAGGTGCTGTGAGCTTGGCTAACTACAGCGAATTTGGCCTGATTGTAACGGCTGTTGCGGTGCAACTTGGCTGGCTACATGGGGACTGGATGGCAACCTTAGCAATGGCGGTAAGTATTAGCTTTTTGGTTTCCGCGCCTATTCACAAAAACGCCGATATCATTTACCAGTTTATCCGGCCAAGCCTAAAACGCTTACAACGCTCTAAGTTGCACTTAGAAGACCAACCTATTGAGCTTGGTCAAATGCAAGTAGTGATATTAGGCATGGGCCGAATCGGCGAAGGTGCCTACGATATGCTGCAGCAGCACTACCCCGATTTAGTTATTGGTATTGATACCGATCTCGAGAAAATCCAGCACCAAATTGAAAGTGGTCGAGCAGTAATTCAAGGTGACGCTACCGACTCCGATTTTTGGGAAAAATTAGCCCCCTCAAAAGATTTAAAACTAGTGTTACTGGCTATGCCCCACCACCATGGTAACCAATATGCATTAAAGCAACTCAAGAAAGGGGAATTTAATGCCAAAATTGCTGCCATCGCACAGTTTGCTGACGACGCCGAAAAGTTAAAACGCCTAGGTGCAGATGAAGTATTCAACCTCTACAATGAAGCAGGTGCGGGTTTTGCAGACCACGTCCACTCACAACTCATTGATGGCAAAAAACCACATGAATAA
- a CDS encoding antibiotic biosynthesis monooxygenase family protein, producing MFVVLFRWKLNEEHIQSFKEGWSEIIHFNIDKCAALGSRLHKASDGTWISYSQWPSKDHWLRSKESESMVLDARQKMRKAIIWQDEPLLMAPQLDHFVSSNLDATHSIL from the coding sequence ATGTTTGTTGTGTTGTTTCGTTGGAAGTTAAATGAAGAGCATATTCAGTCCTTTAAAGAAGGCTGGTCAGAAATTATTCATTTTAATATTGATAAGTGTGCCGCATTGGGGTCGCGTTTACATAAAGCTTCCGATGGCACGTGGATTTCTTACTCACAGTGGCCTAGTAAAGACCATTGGTTACGCTCTAAAGAATCTGAATCTATGGTATTAGATGCGCGCCAAAAAATGCGTAAAGCGATTATTTGGCAGGACGAACCCTTATTAATGGCACCACAACTTGATCATTTTGTATCGAGTAACTTGGATGCTACACACTCTATTTTGTAG
- a CDS encoding DUF2982 domain-containing protein has translation MPKSVWIKSKASNNAKTLVLAGSLLVLVGISTLYVPAVLVSLIASVIFFLAYLGIRVGVEKWMQPLYSVVLCYDHIQFHHRYGGWCLPWDKLQRIDVPRLSDGLSWHDMNYVGLRLSDPDYLLDSLSPRLSAHLLTEQRAALLASLRRSCKHCQDSKVSDHLIEDDYFKSSSGKIYTGLTGMFANRMKKLRELTGYDLLIEQDILDREPEAFISLVRNYKNQTLREHNA, from the coding sequence ATGCCAAAATCAGTATGGATAAAAAGCAAGGCCAGCAACAACGCTAAAACCTTAGTTCTAGCTGGCTCCCTGCTAGTATTGGTCGGAATAAGCACCCTCTACGTGCCAGCGGTATTGGTATCGCTTATAGCCTCGGTGATATTCTTTTTAGCATACTTGGGGATTCGCGTTGGTGTAGAGAAATGGATGCAACCGCTATATTCAGTTGTATTGTGTTACGACCACATTCAATTCCACCATCGCTACGGTGGTTGGTGTTTACCCTGGGATAAACTACAACGTATCGATGTCCCAAGATTAAGTGACGGGCTTAGTTGGCACGACATGAATTACGTTGGCTTACGTTTGAGCGACCCAGATTATTTACTCGACAGTCTGTCCCCTCGCCTATCTGCACATTTACTCACAGAGCAAAGAGCGGCTTTGCTCGCATCCTTGCGAAGAAGCTGTAAACATTGCCAAGACAGTAAAGTGAGTGACCATTTAATTGAAGACGACTATTTTAAATCGAGCAGTGGGAAAATTTACACCGGACTCACCGGCATGTTTGCAAACAGAATGAAAAAACTCCGAGAGCTCACTGGCTATGACCTATTAATTGAGCAAGATATTCTTGACCGAGAACCAGAAGCATTCATTAGCTTAGTGCGTAACTACAAAAACCAAACTCTGCGCGAGCACAACGCATAA
- a CDS encoding HAD-IIA family hydrolase, whose protein sequence is MSKAVICDIDGVLLHDNQLIDGAKAFIERLLANDTKLVILTNYPAQTPQDLQNRFQTAGVDIPESCFYTSAMATADFLKRQEGNKAYVIGEGALIHELYSAGFTITDINPDFVVVGETKNYNWNMIQHAAKFVAQGAQFIATNPDTHGPNMSPACGSLCAPIERITGREPFVVGKPSAWIVRAALNKIGAHADDTVIIGDNLRTDILAGFQAGLETILVLSGVSNEADIEMVPFRPNYVFPNVAAIDII, encoded by the coding sequence ATGAGCAAAGCAGTTATTTGTGACATTGATGGTGTACTACTACATGACAACCAACTGATAGACGGAGCCAAAGCATTTATTGAACGTTTACTGGCTAACGATACCAAGCTAGTGATTTTAACTAACTATCCTGCTCAAACTCCGCAAGATTTACAGAACCGTTTTCAAACTGCTGGAGTTGATATTCCAGAAAGTTGTTTTTATACCTCAGCGATGGCTACCGCAGATTTTCTTAAACGCCAAGAAGGCAATAAAGCCTATGTTATTGGCGAAGGTGCTTTAATTCATGAACTTTATAGCGCTGGATTTACCATCACCGACATTAACCCCGACTTTGTAGTAGTGGGCGAAACCAAAAACTACAATTGGAATATGATTCAACATGCAGCAAAATTTGTTGCGCAAGGCGCACAATTTATTGCCACCAACCCAGACACTCACGGACCAAACATGAGCCCAGCTTGTGGTTCTCTATGCGCCCCGATCGAACGAATTACCGGACGTGAACCCTTTGTGGTCGGCAAACCTTCAGCCTGGATTGTACGTGCAGCACTCAATAAAATTGGCGCACATGCAGACGACACCGTGATTATTGGTGATAACCTACGCACTGATATACTGGCTGGCTTTCAAGCTGGTTTAGAAACAATTTTGGTACTATCTGGTGTGAGCAATGAAGCCGACATTGAAATGGTCCCCTTTAGACCAAACTATGTTTTCCCTAACGTAGCAGCAATCGACATAATCTAA
- a CDS encoding YbaB/EbfC family nucleoid-associated protein, with protein MFKGGMGNLMKQAQQMQDRMQRAQEEIAKMEVTGESGAGLVKVVMLGNHNVRRVELDESLMDDDKDMIEDLLAAAVNDAVRRVEETSKEKMADVTGGMQMPPGMKMPF; from the coding sequence ATGTTTAAAGGCGGAATGGGTAACCTAATGAAGCAAGCGCAGCAAATGCAAGATCGCATGCAGCGTGCTCAAGAAGAAATCGCCAAAATGGAAGTTACAGGTGAGTCAGGTGCAGGCTTGGTAAAAGTTGTTATGCTTGGTAACCATAACGTTCGTCGTGTTGAGCTAGACGAGAGCCTAATGGACGATGATAAAGACATGATTGAAGATCTACTTGCCGCAGCCGTTAATGATGCTGTGCGCCGCGTAGAAGAAACCAGTAAAGAGAAGATGGCTGATGTTACTGGCGGTATGCAAATGCCACCAGGTATGAAGATGCCATTTTAA
- a CDS encoding DUF1244 domain-containing protein has protein sequence MDKQQAIEAATFRRLLEHLDQHKEVQNIELMNLANFCRNCLAKWMMAAAEEQGESLNYDEAREKVYGMPYSEWKEHHQLPATDEQMAIFNAKQAAKK, from the coding sequence ATGGACAAACAACAAGCAATTGAAGCTGCCACTTTTCGCCGTTTGCTGGAACACCTAGACCAACACAAAGAAGTACAAAACATTGAGCTGATGAACTTAGCTAATTTTTGTCGAAACTGTTTAGCTAAGTGGATGATGGCAGCTGCAGAAGAGCAAGGTGAAAGCCTTAACTATGATGAAGCAAGAGAAAAAGTGTATGGCATGCCATACTCAGAGTGGAAAGAGCACCACCAACTACCAGCTACCGATGAGCAAATGGCCATTTTCAACGCTAAACAAGCCGCTAAAAAGTAA
- a CDS encoding DUF3010 family protein, with the protein MKVCGVEIKSNEVIVSLLTLEDGLFQIPDCRVRRLTLSDINSTQHLRDFQFAFAKLMSDYKVEKVAIKQRPMKGKFAGGAVGFKLEAAIELISELNVELVSATKSKQVLKDNPMPVEFSATGLKAFQETSFTTAYVVCMA; encoded by the coding sequence ATGAAAGTATGCGGTGTAGAAATAAAAAGTAATGAAGTAATAGTGAGCTTATTAACGCTTGAAGACGGTTTATTTCAAATCCCCGATTGTCGCGTGCGCCGTCTTACTTTAAGCGACATAAATAGCACTCAGCACTTACGTGACTTTCAGTTTGCCTTTGCTAAATTGATGAGTGATTACAAGGTTGAGAAAGTGGCGATTAAGCAGCGCCCAATGAAAGGTAAATTTGCTGGTGGTGCGGTAGGCTTTAAATTAGAAGCAGCTATCGAGTTAATTAGCGAACTTAACGTGGAGCTAGTATCTGCCACTAAATCAAAGCAAGTACTTAAAGATAACCCAATGCCAGTAGAGTTTTCTGCAACGGGCCTTAAAGCTTTTCAAGAAACCTCGTTTACTACAGCTTATGTAGTTTGCATGGCTTGA